The genomic window GTGAAAATTGAGGTTAAAAAAGTTGTTTATCCAAGCAAAGACGAACTTGTAGGGTCTATATGGGTGGTTATTATTGCAGTTGTGGCGGTATCTCTGTTTTTGGGAGTTATTGACCT from Nitrospirota bacterium includes these protein-coding regions:
- the secE gene encoding preprotein translocase subunit SecE, with product MFNRIKEFFKEVKIEVKKVVYPSKDELVGSIWVVIIAVVAVSLFLGVIDLGLSKLVSRLLR